DNA sequence from the Rattus rattus isolate New Zealand chromosome 2, Rrattus_CSIRO_v1, whole genome shotgun sequence genome:
TCAAACTGCACGTTTGCTAAATGTTTCCTGATTGGTCTACCTCTGCATCTTTTCCAAAATACTTGGAGTACTCTCCTATCTTAATTTTTAGGCcaatatgaaaatataagaaagttATTGAATAATTTCTCCCTACGTCCCCAGGCTGTGGTGCCTATTGAACCAGGCACCATGAATTAAACACTCCATAGCTGAAAAGCTTCCTCCTCTATGGCTAGCTGTCTCCAAGACAACGCAGTTGGAGAGCAGCCCTGCTCTTGCTCCTGCCTGTAATCAGCTCCTTGTTTCTCACTATCCTATTCCTTAAGCAAATGTTTAGCTAAGGTGCCAGTGTCAGTAATCTTGAAACTGTTTTACATGGATCTGCAAAACTGCGATGTGCAAAATTGTAATCTGCAAAACAGGTCCATGCAAAAACAGATTCAATATCCTTATAGCAGAAAAACCCTAAACGTTTTTAAATATGTGTGACAGCAAACATCAGCTCTTCACGAAGAAGTCTGCTGAAAGCCAGGTCACCCATATTAGGGTTACTGTCAGTATCTTCCCACTTTCCATTCTCACTTCCGTAAAAGACTATGGGGGCAACTAAAACGGATGAGTTCTGTTTTAAGAGATACATGGATTTATAAGCATTTTCATTCCCTGAACCACCAGCTAGGCAATGTCACTAAATGCTGGCAATTCTGTATGTCAAAACACTGACTGTAGCTCTTTCACATTAACACGACTCCCAGTTTACTCATGATTATGGGGTGACAGGTATGCACCccttattccccttccccagaaaaaaaaagtttttttttaaacttttactaaACGACTTTTCCCACATAGAGTCTAAAGGATTTCTAATCTCATTAaagcttctctctttttcttccccgaCGAAAAGCTTcctaatgagatttttttttttttttgccccagtTGTTGTTTACGGTGATTCTCATCCCATTTCACCTTCTCTTCACCTATTGTCCACTGCAGCATACTGACTTCGGAGTCGCAAATGTGACTGTGCTGCTGGGTGCAACTTCCTATTACCACCCCCTCCTCGATTTCATTAGTGTCATGACTCATACAGGAATCACTGTCAGAATAATTTCCTTCATCTTCATCCCCCCCGAAAAGATGAAATTTCAGATCTTTTTTTTACCCCTTAGCAAGATAAGGACTTGATTGGGTCATCAATTCTTTCTGAAAGGAGTTTCCTAATTCGTACATTCAGAGGCTAATTTGCACAAAACTCTCAGaattaattagaaaaatcaaATCCTTAATGCATGCAGCAGGGAGACAAGGGTGCTTGTGTGAGTGGTAGCCATGGGGAGCTAAGTGTCAAGACTCCAGTATAAGGTCTATGATTTTTAGGGTATTTCATTACCAGcatcctttcatttttcttgctttgtgCTGATACAGTTATTCCTTACTTCTTATGGCTGGTGGGaggataaaataaagaagaaaatgcacaATGAGGGTTTAGTAGCAATATTTCGTTCTGTTAAAGTGCCCACCaaagactatttaaaataaaaataaaaaaaaaaaaaacaaaacagaaaagggccAGTCCCTACATAATTCCTGTTATTATTCCCACCTTATGTGAAAATGACCTTTTTTGTTATCACACCTTTAATGTGACCAATTTCTTGAAGCACCACAATTTTCAAAAAACTTCCGAGTGGTTATGGGTGGTGTTTTCCCACTCTGTTAGAAGTATACTTGCTCATGCTGTACACGGGAAGAATCTTTCTCATCCCTACCCACTCCCATTCCCCCCTTCACCAAAATAAATGCCTCCCCCCCAAACAAAGAAATTAGTTCACGGTATATTTAATGctcattttaaagtttatttatggTGGGGTTGGATACATGGTTTGCAAAGTGTGCTAAGTGCTTAAACTGAAAACAGTCCAGTTCGAATCAGTCCATTCCACAGTTGGAGTCATATGGAGAGGGACCCTGACCTTTCTCTTGGTCAGGTCTGTGTTGCTGTTAAGTCCTGCTAACTCTCAGGGCCTTCTTTGTCGATACGGATCACCAGTCCCATTCAAAGAACAAGATACAGAACACCTCAATGTATTTCACAAGTTTAGCACAGCACATCTCTTGTACAAAAATCCAAGAAAGCACAGAAGTGAAAGTACCAACTTGCTCACTTATAAAACGCACATGCATCAATTTTAAACACTACACGAGTACACAACTGAATACATTGCATTACAAGATAAGAAAAGCACTGGATGGGAAACTTAAAAACTATACATGAAATACTGCACTATGAATCTGGGATACTCTAATGTCCAACCCCACCCTTACACAGCCCTAGTATGGGTCAGAAACTATCAATGTGCTCCTGGACATTTTAGTCCTCAGAGACACTGCTGCGGGGGGCCTGGCCGAAAAGATTAGCCTCCCGCAGAATTCTGGCCTGCTCCAGAGCCTCTCTGTAGCGGGAAGGCCAAGCCTGGGGATCCTTCTTAAAGACTCTGGCCAGGAACTCCATGATCTGCATCTTGGTGATTTCACGGTTAGCTCTGGGGCCCCAGAAGAACTCGTACTCGGGAGGCTCGATGTGGGGCACACGCTGGTACTTCAGGTAATTCTGCTGGACGAACTCCTCGGTGATAATCTTTCTCACATCTCCGAAGGTGGAGTGCTTCTTCCAGGGCCTCAGCCCCAGGATGCGCAGCACATTCCAGACCGCACCCTCTCTGGCCCCGCGGCCCTTCACATAGATGAGACTCAGGATCATGAGCAGGAGACCTGTCATGGGCATACGGTTGTTCAGCGCGACTCTGTCCAGCTCTTCTGGGCTGAGTGCTTTGACCAGGGTGAACTCCATGGTGTGGAGATTGGTCAGCCTCAGGTGCAGCCCGAAAACTCTGGCGAGGATGACGCTGGTGCGCCTGAGGATGCTTCTGCACCACTTCTTGTAGCTGCCCATGACCTCTCTCACCATGTCTGGAAACCAGAGGACCATTCTCTTCTGGTCCTTGACCAACACGTACCACATGAGCTCGTGCGCCTTCTGCACCAGCTGGGCAGGGGCCGGCGGTGGGATCGGCCGGGCTGGGCTCTGGGGCTGGTGGGCGCGGCCCTCCTCTGCGGCCTGCTGCAGGATCTTAGGGTCAACCTCTTCAAACCGTTCTGCAGGTGGTGGCGAGGCCTGTGGGGCTGCCATAGGGCCTTCCGGAGCGCACGATGGCCCTGCGAGGTTCGCGGCCAGAGGAGCGGGAGGAGGGACCCCCACCGGATCATCATCGCTGACCTGCATCTCAGTGTCGGGGTCCTCAGCGGCAAAGTTAGGGTCGCTCAGGTCCTTACTTTGTTCGGACATTCTGCGTCTTTTGATCAGAGCAGGACCGCTGCGACTCGGAGCTCTCGGAGCCGGCACTGCCTCAGTGGATACTAGCAGAGGAAGTGCGCTTTACTGAGCACTGCGCCTTCCGCAGCAGCGGGCCGGGCGGGGCAGACGCGATATTGCGCATGCGTAGTGGGAAGCCAGAAGGGTGGTAGGGCTGGATAGGAGCGAAGTAGCAAAGCCCAACCACTGGGGTCTAAAGGAGGGTACCACTAGTCTTATGAAAAGGATCTCCTGGTCTCCTGTATGGGACAGAGATGGGTGATAGTGGGGAAAGAAACAAGTTGAAGGAGAAAGATATAGCTGAGATGGTGAAGTTAAGTTCGGACACACTGAGTTAAGTGTGAAGGTCCTGGAGGAAGAAGACTAATTCTTGAATTTGAGTTTTCCACAAAAGAATAGGAGAGACAGAAATAACCTTTTCTTGGAAAGTCATactttatgatgatgatgatgatgatgatgatgatgatgatgatgatgatgatgatgatgatgtgttgTCTAATATCAGAATGTTGAGAAATTATTAATAGAGATAAATCGTTACAAATCTGAGCAGTATCAAACAAGGAAGAATGCAAAGTATAGTTACAGACACTGGAAATCAATCCATGTGAGATTTTAATGTTTTAGAAGTAGATTCATATAACATAATTGATGTGcatctaaaattttaattaaaatgggaCTTGGTTCAGTGGGCAAGAGCTGTTGCAGTTCAAGCATGAACCTGAGTTTAAACCCCCAGGTCCCACATGAACAAAacagatatataaaattatttatatgtattcattcatCATTGGATTCTTAGTTTGTTGGCTTACAATTATTTTAATAACTATGGATTTGGGCTCTCCATTTCTATTAGGTCACtttgaattcatttaaaaattcccTTAAGAATCTAGTGGAAAATGATCAACATATTTATTAATACACATTTTATGATAGTGTATTTTTCATGCACTCCCAGTGCCCTTTCGCCCTGCTTACTGCTGTTACATCTTCGTGTTTATAAGAAATCTTCCACTTCTTGCATTATGTCATTAGCAAATGACTAATTCCATGTTGGGAGCACATCCAAATCTTTCCCAATATCTTTTAAATGCAATTCTTTTAGATAATATCTAACATTCTTTCATAAATGAGATGCAGCATATTGgtgttcagaaataaaaatgtagattgAGAGGAGGTAATCTGAACCTGATATTTCCTCGAACTTTCCTTTATGCAATGACCATTGTTGAAACTTCCAAAGCCAGAAGTCCTTAAATTTGATCATCTTTCTTAttctgaaataatgaaattcCTTAGCCCTTCTTTGAGTTCCTCAAgtttaaaacatcttaaaattatGCATTGAGATTTATTATCACTTAAAACAGATGTATTTAAGGTATTGGGTTGGCATTCCTTG
Encoded proteins:
- the Ndn gene encoding necdin, translated to MSEQSKDLSDPNFAAEDPDTEMQVSDDDPVGVPPPAPLAANLAGPSCAPEGPMAAPQASPPPAERFEEVDPKILQQAAEEGRAHQPQSPARPIPPPAPAQLVQKAHELMWYVLVKDQKRMVLWFPDMVREVMGSYKKWCRSILRRTSVILARVFGLHLRLTNLHTMEFTLVKALSPEELDRVALNNRMPMTGLLLMILSLIYVKGRGAREGAVWNVLRILGLRPWKKHSTFGDVRKIITEEFVQQNYLKYQRVPHIEPPEYEFFWGPRANREITKMQIMEFLARVFKKDPQAWPSRYREALEQARILREANLFGQAPRSSVSED